Proteins encoded together in one bacterium BMS3Abin11 window:
- the exbB_1 gene encoding biopolymer transport protein ExbB — protein METVVELVNPQQSLSILHMIMQATLVVQLVMALLMLASVVSWALIFQKWSEIRQARNAADNFENSFWSGGDLGKLYSEWGGKEASDERGMASIFIAGYREYSRLYNKEGIKRSEVTDGVQRAMRVALAQEIEDLEGGLSFLATVGSISPYVGLFGTVWGIMNSFRNLGVMKQATIASVAPGISEALVATAMGLFAAIPAVIAYNRFSNNVERLIMRYEMFMEEFTSIVSRQSYHRKSGDV, from the coding sequence TTGGAAACAGTCGTAGAACTTGTCAACCCGCAACAGAGTCTGTCTATTCTGCATATGATTATGCAGGCTACGCTGGTGGTGCAACTGGTCATGGCGCTGCTGATGCTGGCATCTGTCGTATCATGGGCATTGATCTTCCAGAAGTGGAGTGAGATCAGGCAGGCGCGAAATGCGGCCGATAATTTTGAAAATTCTTTCTGGTCAGGTGGTGATTTGGGCAAACTTTACTCTGAGTGGGGCGGGAAGGAAGCCAGCGATGAGAGAGGCATGGCGAGCATCTTTATTGCCGGTTATCGAGAATATTCCCGCCTATACAATAAAGAAGGGATAAAACGCAGTGAAGTGACGGATGGGGTGCAGCGTGCCATGCGTGTGGCTTTGGCGCAGGAAATCGAGGATCTTGAAGGGGGCCTGTCGTTTCTTGCCACCGTCGGTTCAATATCTCCCTATGTCGGTTTGTTTGGTACGGTCTGGGGCATTATGAACTCGTTCCGTAACCTCGGCGTCATGAAGCAGGCGACCATTGCCTCGGTTGCTCCTGGTATTTCCGAAGCACTGGTTGCGACTGCCATGGGGCTATTTGCAGCGATCCCTGCGGTGATTGCCTATAATCGATTTTCCAACAATGTAGAACGACTAATCATGCGCTACGAAATGTTTATGGAAGAATTTACCAGTATCGTTTCCCGCCAGAGTTACCACAGGAAATCCGGCGATGTTTGA
- the ybgC gene encoding acyl-CoA thioester hydrolase YbgC has translation MWKTGNFFLSLYSLEEFFGKCVALSVNSLSNPTFIFPIRIYYEDTDAGGVVYHANYLRYMERARTEWLRETGYELTKLEQEQGFIFAVRSANVDFLKPAFLNDLLQVHVTVARKGKVSLDILHEIYRENVLVCRAGIKLAGLAAGSFRPQAIPFEID, from the coding sequence TTGTGGAAGACTGGTAATTTCTTCTTATCCCTGTATAGTTTGGAAGAATTTTTTGGCAAATGTGTGGCCCTTTCGGTAAACAGTTTGAGCAACCCGACATTCATATTCCCGATTCGTATTTATTATGAAGACACCGATGCCGGTGGGGTTGTTTATCACGCCAATTATCTCAGGTATATGGAGCGCGCCAGGACTGAATGGCTACGTGAGACAGGCTACGAGCTGACTAAGCTGGAACAGGAACAGGGGTTTATCTTTGCTGTGCGGTCTGCGAATGTTGACTTCCTGAAACCTGCTTTTCTGAATGATCTGCTTCAGGTACATGTGACTGTTGCCCGTAAAGGTAAGGTATCACTGGACATCCTGCATGAAATTTACCGTGAAAATGTTTTAGTCTGTCGCGCAGGCATCAAACTGGCAGGCCTTGCAGCGGGTTCCTTTCGGCCGCAGGCAATACCCTTCGAGATAGATTGA
- the ruvB gene encoding Holliday junction ATP-dependent DNA helicase RuvB produces MIETDRLIAPETKEDIGERVFDKALRPVKLDEFVGQPKIHQQLEIFITAALNREEALDHVLLFGPPGLGKTTLAHIISNEMEGKLHQTSGPVLEKAGDLAALLTNLEQGDVLFIDEIHRLSPAIEEILYPALEDYELDIMIGEGPAARSIKLSLPPFTLIGATTRAGLLTSPLRDRFGIIQRLEFYGSKQLQQIIHRSCGILGVIADDKGVAEIARRSRGTPRIANRLLRRVRDYAEVKGDGQLNKKVACSALDMLEVDEHGFDEMDRRLLSAIVQKFDGGPVGVNNLAAALSEERDTLEDVIEPYLIQQGFIIRTSRGRVATRLAWQHFGLDYPDDSKRSEAQQGELL; encoded by the coding sequence ATGATAGAAACTGATCGTCTTATTGCTCCGGAAACAAAAGAAGATATCGGCGAGCGGGTTTTTGACAAGGCCCTGCGGCCAGTAAAACTCGACGAGTTTGTCGGCCAGCCGAAAATCCATCAGCAGTTGGAAATTTTTATTACCGCTGCCCTTAATCGTGAAGAAGCGCTGGATCATGTGTTGCTGTTTGGCCCACCGGGTCTTGGTAAAACAACTCTGGCACACATTATCTCAAATGAAATGGAAGGAAAACTGCACCAGACTTCCGGCCCGGTACTGGAAAAAGCCGGTGATCTTGCGGCCTTGCTGACTAATCTCGAACAGGGTGATGTACTGTTTATTGACGAAATTCATCGTCTGTCCCCTGCCATTGAGGAAATTCTTTACCCCGCGTTGGAGGATTATGAGCTCGATATCATGATCGGTGAAGGGCCTGCTGCACGTTCAATCAAGCTTAGCCTGCCTCCATTTACCCTTATCGGTGCAACCACTCGGGCAGGACTGCTGACGTCACCGTTGCGAGACCGCTTCGGTATCATACAGCGGCTGGAATTTTACGGCAGTAAACAGCTACAGCAGATCATCCACCGCTCCTGTGGCATTTTGGGCGTAATAGCTGATGATAAGGGTGTGGCAGAGATTGCCCGCCGCTCACGGGGAACGCCGAGGATCGCCAACCGACTACTGCGACGTGTGCGTGACTACGCCGAAGTTAAGGGGGATGGGCAGCTGAACAAAAAAGTTGCCTGTTCTGCGCTGGATATGCTGGAAGTCGATGAACATGGTTTTGATGAAATGGACAGGCGATTGTTGTCAGCAATTGTACAGAAGTTTGATGGCGGCCCGGTAGGTGTCAATAATCTCGCGGCAGCTTTAAGTGAAGAAAGGGATACTCTGGAGGATGTCATCGAGCCTTACCTGATTCAGCAGGGCTTTATCATACGAACGTCGCGAGGGCGCGTCGCGACACGCCTGGCATGGCAGCATTTCGGACTGGATTATCCTGATGACTCAAAAAGATCTGAAGCTCAGCAGGGGGAGTTGTTGTAG
- the ruvA gene encoding Holliday junction ATP-dependent DNA helicase RuvA, translating into MIGQLRGILLSKQPPALMLDVQGVGYELDAPMTTFYDLPKEGAELMLHTHLVVREDAQLLFGFSTENQRNLFRHLLKISGIGPRVGLAILSGLSVKEFRLCINGEDVVRLTKVPGIGRKTAERVILELRGKELPGMSADEDVAIAGSSNEIRSDAISALTALGYRVKDSEKVIGQLADQSDGSEGLSSESLIRQALQAMSGGPR; encoded by the coding sequence ATGATCGGTCAGTTGCGCGGTATTTTATTGTCTAAACAGCCTCCGGCCCTGATGCTGGACGTGCAGGGTGTTGGCTATGAACTCGATGCACCGATGACAACCTTCTATGATCTGCCAAAGGAAGGTGCAGAATTGATGCTGCACACACATCTGGTTGTGCGTGAGGATGCCCAGTTATTATTCGGCTTTTCCACAGAAAACCAGCGCAACCTGTTTCGCCATTTGCTGAAGATCAGTGGTATCGGACCACGTGTCGGGCTGGCAATATTGTCTGGTTTGTCGGTAAAAGAATTTCGTCTGTGTATCAATGGCGAGGATGTGGTGAGGCTGACCAAAGTGCCGGGCATCGGTCGCAAGACTGCTGAACGAGTGATTCTTGAGTTGCGCGGTAAAGAACTACCCGGTATGTCTGCCGATGAAGACGTGGCGATTGCCGGCAGCAGTAATGAAATACGGTCTGATGCCATCAGTGCACTAACCGCACTGGGCTATCGAGTAAAGGATTCAGAAAAAGTCATAGGCCAGTTGGCAGATCAGTCTGATGGCAGTGAGGGATTGAGTAGTGAATCTCTGATAAGACAGGCCCTGCAGGCCATGTCAGGAGGCCCACGATGA
- the ruvC gene encoding crossover junction endodeoxyribonuclease RuvC has protein sequence MRVLGVDPGSRITGFGVIEIDNGKLRYVTSGCIKMKDRALPTRLRTIFEGMSEVIENVLPDFMAIEEVFVSRNARSALMLGQARGAAISAGVSKGLAVGEYTALQIKKSVVGYGQADKAQVQHMVRTILALDGVPQEDAADALACAICHSHTLEHNHRMSKLRGMKTQA, from the coding sequence ATGAGAGTTCTTGGGGTTGATCCGGGTTCGCGCATTACCGGTTTTGGCGTAATTGAAATAGATAATGGCAAACTGCGCTATGTCACAAGCGGCTGCATAAAAATGAAGGACAGGGCCCTGCCTACAAGACTCAGGACTATCTTTGAAGGGATGTCTGAGGTAATTGAGAATGTGCTGCCTGATTTTATGGCAATAGAAGAAGTTTTTGTTTCCCGCAATGCCCGTTCTGCTCTCATGCTTGGACAGGCCAGAGGGGCGGCGATATCTGCTGGTGTAAGCAAAGGCCTGGCGGTCGGCGAATACACGGCTCTGCAAATAAAGAAATCGGTCGTCGGCTACGGTCAGGCGGATAAGGCCCAGGTACAGCACATGGTTCGAACTATACTCGCACTTGATGGCGTGCCACAGGAAGATGCGGCCGATGCGCTGGCCTGTGCTATCTGCCATAGCCACACACTGGAGCACAATCATCGTATGAGTAAACTGCGGGGAATGAAAACACAGGCATGA
- a CDS encoding putative transcriptional regulatory protein, with the protein MAGHSKWANIRFRKGAQDARRGKLFTKFIREITVAARMGGSDPDSNPRLRSAIDKGLANNMKRDTIEKAIKRGIGDLEGVNYEEVRYEGYGTAGVAILVDCMTDNHNRSVSEVRHAFSKYNGNLGTDGSVAYLFCRMGIIAYPAGSDEEVIMDVALEAGAEDVVTEEDGSIEVQTTPETFNDVKKALDEAGLNVDYAEITERASTETVLDTENAEKLMRLIDALEDLDDVQEVHSNAHFPDDFVG; encoded by the coding sequence ATGGCCGGACACAGTAAATGGGCCAATATTCGCTTTCGCAAGGGCGCCCAGGACGCCAGGCGCGGCAAGCTTTTTACCAAATTTATCAGAGAGATTACCGTTGCCGCACGCATGGGTGGTAGTGACCCGGATTCTAACCCCCGTTTACGGTCTGCGATTGATAAAGGACTGGCCAATAACATGAAGAGAGACACCATCGAAAAAGCGATCAAGCGTGGTATCGGTGATCTGGAAGGTGTTAACTATGAAGAAGTTCGTTATGAAGGTTACGGTACAGCAGGGGTGGCGATTCTGGTTGATTGTATGACGGATAACCACAACCGTTCTGTCAGTGAAGTACGTCATGCCTTCAGCAAGTATAACGGAAACCTGGGTACAGATGGTTCAGTGGCCTATCTGTTTTGCAGGATGGGCATTATTGCTTATCCTGCTGGAAGCGATGAAGAAGTTATTATGGATGTGGCACTGGAAGCCGGTGCTGAGGACGTAGTAACAGAAGAGGATGGCTCTATAGAGGTGCAGACTACACCGGAAACCTTTAACGATGTTAAAAAGGCACTGGATGAGGCAGGACTGAACGTCGATTATGCGGAAATCACTGAACGTGCTTCAACAGAAACCGTGCTGGATACCGAAAATGCCGAGAAGCTGATGCGCTTGATTGATGCACTGGAGGATCTGGACGATGTGCAGGAAGTGCATTCTAATGCTCATTTCCCGGATGACTTTGTAGGGTGA
- the rsh gene encoding GTP pyrophosphokinase rsh, whose amino-acid sequence MDTQSDLIKAVAFAADRHRDQRRKDVCASPYINHPIQLIDVLCNEAGISDTNVLCAAALHDTIEDTKTTAAELTQYFGQQICTIVLEMSDDCNLCKTERKKEQIRRAPELSDEAKLIKLADKICNLRDVADNPPVGWGLQRRQEYFDWAKAVIDGLRGIHPRLESIFDLTYAKRPE is encoded by the coding sequence ATGGATACGCAGAGCGATTTAATAAAAGCCGTTGCTTTTGCTGCCGACAGGCATCGTGATCAGCGACGCAAGGATGTGTGTGCATCTCCTTACATCAATCACCCTATACAACTGATCGATGTGCTGTGCAACGAAGCAGGTATAAGTGACACAAATGTTCTTTGTGCTGCGGCACTACATGACACCATAGAAGACACAAAAACGACAGCAGCTGAACTAACACAATACTTCGGGCAGCAGATTTGTACTATCGTTCTCGAAATGTCTGATGACTGCAATCTATGTAAAACCGAACGCAAAAAAGAGCAAATCAGACGTGCTCCGGAACTCAGTGATGAAGCAAAACTGATAAAGCTGGCGGATAAAATATGTAACCTGCGAGATGTGGCCGACAACCCACCAGTTGGATGGGGTTTACAGAGACGACAGGAATATTTTGATTGGGCAAAGGCCGTGATTGACGGGTTGCGGGGAATACACCCTCGTCTCGAATCAATTTTTGATCTCACCTATGCAAAGAGGCCTGAGTGA
- the cspA gene encoding cold shock-like protein CspA, whose amino-acid sequence MATGTVKWFNNSKGFGFITPDDGSADVFVHFSAIASDGFRTLEEGQAVSYDVETGPKGPQASNVTPA is encoded by the coding sequence ATGGCTACAGGTACCGTAAAGTGGTTTAACAACTCCAAAGGTTTCGGATTTATTACTCCAGATGATGGTAGCGCAGATGTATTTGTACATTTCTCTGCTATTGCTTCAGATGGATTCAGAACGCTTGAAGAAGGACAGGCTGTTTCCTATGATGTAGAGACTGGCCCAAAAGGGCCACAGGCATCGAATGTTACCCCTGCCTGA
- a CDS encoding YaeQ protein, with translation MAQKATIYKTELQIADMDRNHYHNYSLTVARHPSETDIRMMVRLLAFALNASNKLKFTKGISTDDEPDIWKKNLTDDIILWVDLGQPDEKRLRKACGRAEEVMVYTYQQHSAELWWNQFEDRSQRFDNLKVFSIQEDACKSLTQFVNRNMQLQCSIQDGECWITDSESTVHVILHQWK, from the coding sequence ATGGCGCAGAAAGCAACAATATACAAAACGGAGTTACAAATAGCCGATATGGATCGCAACCATTACCATAACTATTCTCTGACTGTAGCTCGCCACCCCTCGGAAACGGATATTCGCATGATGGTGCGACTGCTGGCCTTTGCACTAAACGCCAGTAATAAGCTGAAGTTTACCAAGGGGATCAGCACTGACGATGAACCAGACATCTGGAAAAAAAACCTGACTGATGACATCATACTGTGGGTAGACCTCGGGCAGCCTGATGAAAAACGCCTGCGTAAGGCATGCGGCCGCGCTGAAGAAGTTATGGTTTATACCTATCAACAGCACAGCGCAGAACTCTGGTGGAACCAATTTGAAGACAGAAGCCAACGTTTTGATAATCTCAAGGTTTTCAGTATTCAAGAAGATGCCTGTAAATCCCTGACACAGTTCGTGAATCGCAACATGCAATTGCAATGCTCCATACAGGATGGCGAGTGCTGGATTACTGATAGCGAATCAACCGTTCACGTGATCTTGCATCAGTGGAAGTAA
- a CDS encoding serine/threonine protein kinase, with protein MAESNAKKAFAQLTPDHMLDAIESLGLRCDGRFLALNSYENRVYQIGIEDQSPLVAKFYRPGRWSDQAIIEEHEYTQTLAALEIPVIAPDKDDKDVSLHQYGSYRFALYPCRGGRAPELDNPEHLEQLGRFIARIHAEGATKKFKYRPELDIESFAIEPGKYLLEHDFIPAHLIEAYQSLTGDLIKQIQQCFDRAGEVHNIRLHGDCHPGNILWTDDGPHIVDFDDARTGPAIQDLWMFLSGDRAYMTARLADLLEGYTQFYDFNPIELHLVEALRTMRLIHYSAWLARRWDDPAFPLAFPWFNSINYWEEQILILREQASLMNEPVLVWD; from the coding sequence ATGGCTGAGTCAAATGCCAAAAAAGCCTTTGCACAACTGACACCCGACCACATGCTCGATGCCATTGAATCGCTGGGCCTAAGATGTGACGGCCGTTTCCTGGCACTTAATAGTTATGAAAACCGGGTGTACCAGATTGGAATCGAAGACCAGTCCCCGCTGGTGGCGAAATTTTACCGGCCCGGAAGATGGTCTGACCAGGCGATCATAGAGGAACACGAGTACACACAGACACTGGCCGCACTGGAAATACCGGTCATCGCACCAGATAAAGATGATAAAGACGTGAGCCTGCACCAGTACGGGTCCTATCGTTTTGCACTTTATCCCTGCCGCGGCGGTAGGGCACCAGAGCTGGATAATCCGGAGCACCTCGAACAGTTAGGACGCTTTATTGCACGCATCCACGCCGAGGGGGCAACGAAAAAATTCAAATACCGGCCTGAACTGGATATCGAAAGTTTTGCAATAGAACCAGGGAAGTATCTTCTGGAACATGATTTTATTCCGGCACATCTTATTGAGGCCTATCAGAGCCTGACGGGAGACCTTATTAAACAGATACAGCAGTGCTTTGATCGTGCAGGAGAAGTTCACAACATTCGCTTACATGGTGACTGCCATCCGGGTAATATTTTATGGACAGATGACGGGCCGCATATTGTTGATTTTGATGATGCCCGCACTGGCCCTGCGATACAGGACCTATGGATGTTTCTGTCTGGCGACCGTGCGTATATGACAGCACGTCTTGCCGACCTGCTAGAAGGCTATACACAATTTTACGATTTTAATCCCATTGAGCTGCATCTGGTTGAAGCACTACGAACCATGCGACTAATTCACTACTCAGCATGGCTGGCGCGACGCTGGGATGACCCGGCCTTTCCACTGGCCTTCCCGTGGTTTAACAGCATTAACTACTGGGAGGAGCAGATACTTATTTTGCGTGAGCAGGCATCCTTGATGAATGAGCCGGTTCTGGTTTGGGATTAA
- the sbcB gene encoding exodeoxyribonuclease I produces the protein MSEMTFFWHDYETWGLNPRADRPSQFAGIRTNGELEIIGEEVMIYSRPSGDFIPHPDSVMITGLLPQVANEKGISEAEFFQQIHQHLSLPGTCGVGYNSLRFDDEVTRFGFYRNFIDPYEREWKNGNSRWDIIDLVRMAYALRPEGIEWPTRDDGIPSFRLEDMTIANDIPHVGAHDALSDVHATIGLARLIKQKQPDLFNYYLKLRRKNEVLKVIKDFKDATPILHVSGMYPIEFGRITPVMPLLRNNQNKNEIVVIDLRQDPKKLLSMSSKEISQNLFTRKEELPEGVERVGVKSLHINKSPAVAPIATLRGAEAKRWKIDLTAIKKHRDQLLADKGLVQRIKEVYEERTPIEPGDVDTSLYGGFLGDADRRISNKILNSKAEDLMDWQPDFEDQRLQQLFPRYRARNWPHLLSEDDQKWWREFCRVRLLEGDLGSTLTLEAFNQRMREIYDEETDEDKLKLMQQLEAWVSGLMNQVKG, from the coding sequence ATGTCTGAGATGACATTTTTCTGGCATGACTACGAAACCTGGGGGCTGAACCCTCGCGCTGACCGACCCTCTCAGTTTGCCGGTATCCGTACCAACGGTGAGCTGGAAATTATTGGTGAAGAGGTGATGATTTATAGCCGCCCCAGTGGGGATTTTATACCGCATCCTGACTCAGTAATGATTACCGGTCTGTTACCGCAAGTGGCGAATGAAAAAGGCATTTCCGAAGCCGAGTTTTTTCAGCAGATACATCAGCATCTTTCCCTTCCTGGTACCTGTGGGGTGGGCTATAACAGTCTACGTTTTGATGATGAAGTGACACGTTTTGGTTTCTATCGAAACTTTATTGATCCCTACGAGCGTGAATGGAAAAACGGCAACAGTCGCTGGGACATTATTGATCTGGTACGCATGGCCTATGCCCTGCGACCGGAAGGCATCGAATGGCCGACACGGGACGATGGTATACCCAGTTTTCGACTCGAGGATATGACTATTGCGAATGATATCCCTCATGTCGGTGCGCATGATGCATTGTCTGATGTGCATGCAACGATTGGACTTGCCCGCCTGATCAAACAGAAACAGCCGGATCTTTTTAACTATTATTTAAAACTACGACGCAAGAATGAGGTTCTTAAAGTTATTAAAGACTTTAAAGATGCAACACCGATACTGCATGTGTCGGGTATGTACCCGATCGAGTTTGGACGTATTACACCGGTAATGCCGCTGCTCAGGAATAACCAGAACAAAAATGAAATAGTGGTGATAGATCTAAGACAGGACCCCAAAAAACTATTATCCATGTCTTCAAAGGAGATTAGTCAGAATTTGTTTACCCGCAAGGAGGAGTTGCCGGAAGGAGTAGAACGGGTCGGCGTGAAGAGCCTGCATATCAACAAGTCACCCGCCGTTGCACCGATAGCTACCTTACGCGGTGCTGAGGCCAAACGCTGGAAGATCGATCTTACAGCCATTAAAAAACATCGTGATCAGTTATTAGCGGATAAGGGTTTAGTACAGCGCATAAAGGAAGTGTATGAGGAACGTACGCCAATTGAACCGGGGGATGTTGATACATCATTATATGGGGGGTTTCTCGGTGATGCTGACCGTCGTATAAGCAACAAAATACTGAATTCCAAAGCTGAAGACCTGATGGACTGGCAGCCAGATTTTGAGGACCAGAGACTACAGCAGCTTTTCCCCCGTTATCGTGCACGCAACTGGCCGCATCTGTTATCAGAAGATGACCAAAAATGGTGGAGGGAATTTTGTCGAGTCAGACTGCTGGAAGGTGATTTAGGTAGTACACTTACACTTGAAGCCTTTAATCAAAGGATGCGTGAGATTTATGATGAAGAGACGGATGAAGACAAGCTTAAACTGATGCAGCAGCTTGAGGCATGGGTTTCGGGATTGATGAATCAGGTTAAAGGTTAA
- a CDS encoding polyphosphate kinase 2, which produces MSKKSKVIGKRAYEKALFELQLELVKLQAWVKLKGLKVVIIFEGRDAAGKGGVIKRITQHLNPRIARLVALPAPTEREKSQWYFQRYSAHLPTIGEIVLLDRSWYNRAGVEKVMGFCTEEEHEEFLRSCPEFERMLVRSGVILIKYWFSVSDDVQEKRFLARLEEPHKRWKLSPMDLESLSRWEEYSKAKDQMFAHTDIKQAPWYVVNSDIKKHARLNCISHLLSLIPYEDLTPEKIVLPERNETVGYVRPPMSDQTFVPEIYPKGDG; this is translated from the coding sequence ATGTCAAAAAAATCAAAGGTCATCGGCAAACGTGCCTATGAAAAGGCCTTATTTGAACTTCAACTTGAGCTGGTAAAACTACAGGCCTGGGTCAAACTTAAGGGGCTGAAAGTCGTTATTATATTTGAGGGTCGGGATGCGGCAGGAAAAGGAGGTGTAATCAAACGCATCACCCAGCACCTGAACCCGCGCATTGCTCGCCTTGTTGCCCTGCCCGCACCGACAGAAAGGGAGAAATCACAATGGTATTTCCAGCGATATTCAGCACACCTGCCCACAATCGGTGAAATAGTTCTGCTGGATCGCAGCTGGTACAATCGTGCCGGGGTGGAAAAGGTAATGGGCTTTTGCACAGAGGAAGAACACGAGGAATTCCTGCGCTCCTGCCCCGAATTTGAGCGCATGCTGGTTCGATCAGGAGTTATTCTCATAAAATACTGGTTCTCAGTTTCTGATGATGTACAGGAAAAACGTTTTTTGGCACGCCTTGAGGAACCTCACAAACGCTGGAAGCTAAGTCCTATGGATCTTGAATCTCTCTCTCGCTGGGAGGAATATTCAAAAGCAAAAGATCAGATGTTTGCCCACACCGACATCAAGCAGGCACCCTGGTATGTGGTAAATTCTGATATAAAAAAACATGCCCGCCTAAACTGTATCTCTCATCTTTTAAGTCTTATACCCTATGAAGACCTGACACCTGAGAAAATTGTGCTTCCTGAACGAAATGAAACAGTCGGCTATGTGCGCCCGCCTATGTCTGATCAAACATTTGTTCCGGAAATTTACCCTAAAGGTGATGGTTAA
- a CDS encoding polyphosphate kinase 2, with product MNDVNTPIQKDQEAPTESSISETLDSSTAEGTIPEPTAPSIKKLKKKALKKYLREEELKPYQAELIKMQQYLETTGKRMIILFEGRDASGKGGTIRRVTRYMNEKHYRVVAMGKPTEHEKTQWFFQKYIRQFPRGGEVVLFDRSWYNRAMVEPVFGFCTEKEYKNFMHGVDGFEKDLVRQGTIIIKLYFSVTKEEQKKRFSRRKHDPLKQWKLSEVDVQAQERWDDFTNVKYEMLKRTHTTYSPWKIIRSNDKHLARLNVMKVILNSVPYEHLNENLDFVPDPEIVISGSRELEKMEAQRLRSGKFLD from the coding sequence ATGAACGACGTAAATACCCCAATACAGAAAGATCAGGAAGCCCCAACGGAAAGCAGTATTTCTGAGACACTGGATTCGTCAACAGCAGAGGGGACTATTCCAGAGCCTACGGCTCCTTCTATAAAAAAACTTAAGAAAAAAGCCTTGAAAAAGTACCTCAGGGAAGAGGAGCTTAAACCCTACCAGGCAGAGCTAATAAAAATGCAACAGTACCTGGAAACAACAGGTAAGCGTATGATCATTCTATTTGAGGGAAGGGATGCATCAGGTAAGGGTGGGACTATCCGACGGGTCACACGCTATATGAATGAAAAACACTATCGTGTCGTTGCTATGGGGAAACCAACTGAGCATGAAAAAACACAATGGTTTTTCCAGAAGTACATACGCCAGTTCCCCCGTGGAGGTGAAGTCGTACTTTTCGACCGTAGTTGGTATAACCGTGCCATGGTCGAGCCTGTTTTCGGTTTCTGTACTGAAAAAGAATACAAAAATTTTATGCATGGAGTAGATGGCTTTGAAAAAGATCTTGTGCGCCAGGGTACTATCATTATCAAACTTTATTTTAGTGTCACCAAAGAAGAACAGAAAAAACGTTTCAGTCGCCGCAAACATGATCCATTGAAACAGTGGAAACTCAGTGAGGTTGATGTACAGGCACAGGAACGCTGGGATGATTTCACCAATGTAAAGTATGAGATGCTGAAAAGAACACATACTACATACTCTCCGTGGAAAATTATTCGTTCAAATGATAAACATCTGGCAAGGCTAAATGTGATGAAAGTGATTCTGAATTCTGTACCGTATGAACACCTGAACGAAAATCTGGATTTTGTACCAGATCCTGAAATTGTCATCTCGGGCTCAAGAGAACTGGAAAAGATGGAAGCTCAACGACTACGTAGTGGTAAATTTCTTGACTGA